Proteins from a single region of Thermococcus sp. CX2:
- a CDS encoding MFS transporter, which yields MERKRLAGIILLIISAFTGTIAFRLATPAIAFYTRDILQASMLSVSIVSMSFVLARAFSSVLGGLTLERGRKLVYIGALAMMGNALAVHLYPLTSTWVQVAEIKLLNGFLNGLSWPMAQFVIAVTTPNEIRARVTSVYFLFGSIASLLGNYVYAYTINLGLSGQMWIASAFFVFTGVIMLLAYFLLYGWIVPKRKKTPDGEKPGLNPKRILIIASLMAIIVAFTSGEITYIYVSEALGMDKAKTATLIGWAGFLSALLSYVISWLADVRSERRMVVLTSVMAAVSPILAAVKTAPTVFLGIFMALFAFQSFRPISRKVLASYYRSSLAIGGVNGIQNLSTFAGGMLFGLAYSLGEISVGVTLNLALLSFLPFSLALLWESVKLKGTEE from the coding sequence ATGGAGCGCAAGCGCCTGGCTGGAATAATCCTGCTCATCATCTCCGCCTTCACGGGAACGATAGCTTTCCGCCTCGCGACTCCGGCGATAGCCTTCTACACGAGGGACATTCTCCAGGCCTCAATGCTATCGGTCTCCATTGTTTCCATGTCATTTGTCCTTGCAAGGGCATTTTCGTCTGTTCTTGGTGGTCTCACCCTTGAGAGAGGTAGGAAGCTCGTTTACATTGGTGCACTGGCTATGATGGGCAACGCTCTGGCGGTCCATCTTTACCCCCTCACGAGCACCTGGGTTCAGGTGGCCGAAATAAAGCTTCTCAACGGCTTCCTCAATGGGTTGAGCTGGCCAATGGCCCAATTTGTCATAGCAGTGACTACGCCAAACGAGATAAGGGCAAGGGTCACATCGGTTTACTTCCTCTTTGGCAGTATAGCTTCCCTCCTCGGCAACTACGTTTACGCCTACACCATTAACCTTGGCTTGTCCGGTCAGATGTGGATCGCCTCTGCATTCTTCGTATTCACCGGCGTGATAATGCTCCTTGCCTACTTCCTGCTCTACGGCTGGATAGTTCCCAAGAGAAAGAAAACGCCCGATGGGGAGAAGCCGGGCCTCAACCCAAAAAGGATTCTCATAATCGCGTCGCTGATGGCGATCATAGTCGCCTTCACCTCCGGCGAGATAACCTACATCTATGTTTCCGAAGCTTTGGGCATGGACAAAGCCAAAACAGCGACGCTTATCGGATGGGCAGGCTTTTTATCGGCACTCCTCAGCTACGTCATTTCCTGGCTCGCCGACGTCAGGAGCGAGAGAAGGATGGTTGTTCTGACGTCAGTTATGGCGGCGGTCTCTCCAATCCTCGCTGCCGTAAAGACCGCTCCGACAGTTTTTCTCGGCATATTTATGGCCCTCTTCGCCTTCCAGAGCTTCAGACCGATTTCGAGGAAAGTCTTGGCTTCATACTATCGCTCTTCATTAGCTATAGGCGGTGTGAACGGAATTCAGAACCTCTCGACCTTCGCAGGGGGAATGCTCTTCGGCCTGGCCTACTCGCTCGGGGAGATAAGCGTGGGCGTAACGTTGAACCTCGCCCTGCTTTCCTTCCTGCCGTTTTCACTGGCACTCCTCTGGGAGTCCGTTAAGCTTAAAGGGACTGAGGAGTAA
- a CDS encoding sulfide/dihydroorotate dehydrogenase-like FAD/NAD-binding protein, translating to MFRIVHKEKLSPGINLFEIEAPKIAGHANPGQFVVLRLHERGERIPLTIADNDPERGTITIVVQEVGKTTYELGTYKEGDIILDLLGPLGKPSHIDNFGTVVMVGGGVGVAEIYPVAKAMKEAGNHVISILGFRTKELVFWEDKLAEVSDEVIVTTNDGSYGMKGFTTHALAKLFEEGRKIDLVHAVGPVVMMKAVAELTRPYGIRTVASLNPIMVDGTGMCGACRVTVGGEIKFACVDGPEFDAHLIDWDELMKRLVYYRDLELMSFERWKRERGMV from the coding sequence GTGTTTAGGATAGTTCACAAGGAGAAGCTTTCTCCTGGTATAAACCTCTTCGAAATCGAGGCCCCGAAGATAGCGGGACACGCTAACCCCGGCCAGTTCGTTGTTCTCAGGCTCCACGAGAGGGGCGAGAGGATACCGCTCACGATAGCCGACAATGACCCTGAGAGGGGAACCATAACGATAGTTGTCCAGGAGGTCGGGAAGACCACCTACGAGCTCGGCACCTATAAAGAGGGCGATATCATACTCGACCTCCTCGGACCTCTTGGAAAGCCCAGCCACATAGATAACTTCGGCACTGTCGTCATGGTTGGTGGCGGCGTTGGCGTGGCCGAAATCTACCCCGTTGCGAAGGCGATGAAGGAAGCTGGCAACCACGTGATTTCTATACTCGGTTTCAGGACGAAGGAACTCGTCTTCTGGGAGGATAAACTCGCGGAGGTAAGCGACGAGGTAATCGTTACCACCAACGACGGGAGCTACGGCATGAAGGGCTTCACCACGCACGCCTTAGCAAAGCTGTTCGAGGAAGGCAGAAAAATTGATCTCGTGCATGCCGTTGGGCCCGTTGTCATGATGAAGGCCGTTGCGGAGCTCACCAGGCCCTACGGCATAAGAACCGTCGCGAGCCTGAACCCGATTATGGTTGATGGAACTGGCATGTGTGGTGCTTGTAGGGTAACCGTCGGCGGTGAGATAAAGTTCGCCTGCGTTGACGGGCCCGAATTTGATGCCCATCTCATCGATTGGGACGAGCTGATGAAGAGGCTGGTCTATTACAGAGATTTGGAGCTCATGAGCTTTGAGAGGTGGAAGCGGGAGAGGGGGATGGTCTGA
- a CDS encoding asparagine synthetase A — protein MNMNALQIVTRKIEPVMEVQTRVIDYMTRYMVGKGFKWMLPVMLSSITDPLWPDPAAEKMLRPPEIEVYGERLRLTHSMILHKQMAVAMGIDKLFILSPNIRLEGKSADDGRHAYEFTQLDFEIAYASMDDVMSLIEGLIAGLFKEARSWGLEREIPRVKTPFKRFTLDEIKAEFGSEEEASKAMDEPFWITDIEREFYDREDPERPGHFRNYDLYLPEGYGEVSSGGEREWEYEVIVRKMKKAGISLEAFRPYLEVAKAGLLRPSAGAGIGIERLIRYMVGAEHIAEVQPFPRIPGIPAVI, from the coding sequence ATGAACATGAACGCTCTTCAAATTGTGACCCGAAAAATTGAACCAGTTATGGAGGTTCAGACGAGAGTGATTGACTATATGACAAGGTACATGGTGGGTAAGGGATTCAAGTGGATGCTCCCGGTAATGCTCAGCTCTATAACTGATCCCCTCTGGCCGGACCCAGCGGCCGAGAAAATGCTAAGACCGCCAGAGATCGAGGTCTACGGCGAAAGGCTCCGCTTAACCCACAGCATGATACTGCACAAGCAAATGGCCGTGGCGATGGGAATAGATAAGCTCTTCATACTCTCGCCGAACATAAGACTTGAGGGAAAAAGCGCGGACGACGGCAGGCACGCCTACGAGTTCACCCAGCTCGACTTCGAGATCGCCTACGCGAGCATGGACGACGTGATGAGTCTCATCGAGGGCCTAATCGCCGGCCTCTTCAAGGAAGCCAGGAGCTGGGGACTGGAGAGGGAAATCCCAAGAGTTAAGACCCCCTTCAAGCGCTTCACCCTTGATGAGATAAAGGCCGAGTTCGGAAGTGAGGAAGAGGCGAGCAAGGCCATGGACGAGCCCTTCTGGATAACCGACATCGAGAGGGAGTTCTACGACAGGGAAGACCCAGAGAGGCCGGGCCACTTCAGGAACTACGACCTCTATCTGCCAGAGGGATACGGAGAGGTTTCGAGCGGCGGCGAGAGGGAGTGGGAGTACGAGGTCATCGTGAGGAAGATGAAGAAAGCGGGCATAAGCCTCGAGGCCTTCAGGCCCTACCTCGAGGTCGCCAAAGCGGGCCTGCTGAGGCCGAGCGCTGGAGCGGGCATAGGCATCGAGAGGCTCATCAGATACATGGTCGGCGCAGAGCACATCGCGGAGGTGCAGCCCTTCCCGAGGATTCCAGGAATTCCAGCGGTCATATAA
- a CDS encoding alanine--glyoxylate aminotransferase family protein, with product MELRFDMQYEDAYRELYEIVKPKYKLFTAGPVACFPEVLAIMSVQMFSHRSAEAKEVHVDTLNRLKAFLEADKGEIILFPSSGTGFMEAAVRNTIPHGGKVLVTVIGAFGKRFAEVVNTNGRKAVVFEKEPGKAIKPEELDEVLKKNPDVEAVTITYNETSTGVLNPLPELAKVVKEHDKLLFVDAVSAMGGADIKFDKWDIDLIFASSQKAFGVPPGLAVAAVSERVFEIAEKMPERGWYFDLPLYKKFNEKKKGTPSTPPLPQIFGLNVVLRIIEKMGGKTAWLDMYRKRSEMIREGVKEMGLGILAEPGYESPTITAVVVPEGMKGVDVYNAMRERGFELAKGYGSVAEKTFRIGNMGYMTFDDIREMLNNLREVIEKLKA from the coding sequence ATGGAGCTCAGGTTCGACATGCAGTATGAGGACGCTTACAGGGAGCTCTACGAGATAGTCAAGCCGAAGTACAAGCTCTTCACGGCCGGCCCTGTTGCTTGTTTCCCGGAGGTTCTCGCGATAATGAGCGTCCAGATGTTCAGCCACCGTTCGGCCGAGGCGAAGGAGGTTCATGTTGATACTCTCAACAGGCTCAAGGCCTTCCTTGAGGCCGATAAAGGCGAGATAATCCTCTTCCCGAGCTCTGGAACGGGCTTCATGGAGGCCGCTGTAAGGAACACGATACCCCACGGTGGAAAAGTTCTCGTTACGGTCATCGGTGCGTTCGGAAAGCGCTTTGCAGAGGTAGTCAACACCAACGGAAGAAAGGCAGTCGTCTTTGAGAAGGAGCCCGGAAAAGCCATCAAGCCAGAGGAGCTTGATGAAGTCCTCAAGAAGAACCCCGATGTCGAGGCCGTCACCATAACCTACAACGAGACCTCCACCGGCGTTCTAAACCCGCTTCCGGAGCTTGCCAAGGTCGTCAAGGAGCACGACAAGCTGCTCTTCGTCGATGCCGTCTCTGCCATGGGCGGAGCGGACATAAAGTTCGACAAGTGGGACATCGACCTCATCTTCGCGAGCTCTCAGAAGGCCTTCGGCGTCCCGCCAGGTCTTGCCGTCGCCGCCGTCAGCGAGCGCGTTTTTGAGATAGCCGAGAAGATGCCCGAGCGCGGCTGGTACTTCGACCTTCCGCTTTACAAGAAGTTCAACGAGAAGAAGAAGGGAACGCCCTCAACCCCACCGCTCCCGCAGATATTCGGCCTCAACGTCGTGCTCAGGATAATCGAGAAGATGGGCGGAAAGACGGCATGGCTCGACATGTACAGAAAGAGGAGCGAGATGATAAGGGAAGGCGTCAAGGAGATGGGCCTCGGAATCCTCGCCGAGCCAGGCTACGAGAGCCCGACCATCACTGCCGTCGTCGTTCCTGAGGGAATGAAGGGCGTTGATGTTTATAACGCTATGCGCGAGAGGGGCTTTGAGCTCGCCAAGGGCTACGGAAGCGTCGCTGAAAAGACCTTCAGGATTGGAAACATGGGCTACATGACATTCGACGACATAAGGGAGATGCTCAACAACCTCAGGGAGGTCATAGAAAAGCTTAAGGCCTGA
- a CDS encoding RNA ligase: MVSSHFRNILLKLGIPEERLSVLEGKGGLVEDEFEGIRYVRFRDSAKGFRRGTLVFENGEVVLGFPHIKRVVQLENGIRRVFKNRPFYVEEKVDGYNVRVVKVGDKVLALTRGGFVCPFTTERIEDFINFDFFRDYPNLVLAGEMAGPESPYLVEGPPYVKEDIQFFLFDIQEKGSGKSLSVEARLKLAEEYGIPHVEVFGVYDRRRIDDLYDLIEWLHRERREGIVMKSPDMKRIAKYVTPYANINDVRIGSHIFFDLPYGYFMQRIKRLAFYLAEKHIKGEEFDEYAKALGKALLRPFVESIHEVANGGEIEETFTVRVKSITTAHKMVTHFERLGIKIHIEDIEDLKNGYWRITFKRVYPDATREIRELWNGLAFVD, encoded by the coding sequence ATGGTAAGCTCTCACTTCAGGAACATTCTGCTCAAGCTCGGCATCCCTGAGGAGCGATTATCAGTCCTCGAGGGTAAGGGGGGCCTCGTCGAAGACGAGTTTGAGGGCATCAGATACGTCCGCTTCCGCGATTCTGCCAAGGGCTTCAGGCGTGGAACCCTCGTCTTCGAGAACGGCGAGGTGGTTCTGGGCTTTCCCCACATAAAGCGCGTCGTCCAGCTTGAGAACGGGATAAGGCGCGTCTTCAAGAACAGGCCCTTCTACGTCGAGGAGAAGGTCGATGGATACAACGTGAGGGTCGTTAAAGTGGGGGATAAGGTTCTTGCCCTCACCAGGGGAGGCTTCGTCTGTCCCTTCACGACCGAGAGGATTGAGGACTTCATAAATTTCGACTTCTTCAGGGACTATCCGAACCTCGTCCTCGCTGGGGAGATGGCCGGGCCTGAGAGCCCTTACCTCGTCGAGGGTCCGCCCTACGTGAAGGAGGATATTCAGTTCTTCCTCTTTGACATCCAAGAGAAGGGGAGTGGGAAGAGCCTTTCCGTGGAGGCGAGGCTGAAGCTCGCTGAAGAATACGGAATTCCCCACGTTGAAGTGTTCGGAGTTTATGATCGACGCCGCATCGACGACCTTTACGACCTCATTGAGTGGCTCCACCGCGAGAGAAGGGAAGGAATCGTCATGAAGAGCCCCGACATGAAGAGAATCGCGAAGTACGTAACGCCCTACGCCAACATCAACGACGTCAGGATAGGCTCGCACATCTTCTTCGACCTGCCGTACGGCTACTTCATGCAGAGAATAAAGCGGCTGGCTTTCTATCTAGCAGAAAAGCACATCAAGGGTGAGGAGTTTGACGAATATGCCAAAGCCCTAGGGAAGGCACTGCTACGGCCCTTCGTCGAGAGCATCCATGAGGTGGCCAACGGCGGCGAGATAGAGGAGACCTTTACTGTTCGCGTCAAGAGCATAACCACCGCCCACAAGATGGTCACCCACTTCGAGAGGCTCGGCATCAAGATACACATCGAGGACATCGAGGATTTAAAGAACGGCTACTGGCGGATAACCTTCAAGCGGGTTTATCCTGACGCCACGAGGGAGATAAGGGAGCTGTGGAACGGGCTGGCGTTTGTGGATTAA
- a CDS encoding 50S ribosomal protein L3, translated as MGKIHRPRRGSLAYSPRKRAKSIVPRIRKWPKDSEVRMLGFAGYKAGMTHVLMIDDRPGLTKGKEIFMPVTIVEVPPLFVYGIRAYRQGYLGLETATEVWFHELNDYVKRRIKTLPKDYNEEAFQAKLGQLEDLVNDGEIVDVRLLVHTQPWLIKLKKKPEVMEYAIGGDDVKAKFDYAKKKIGKELRASEVLHEGELIDVIAVTKGKGTQGPVKRWGIKIQFHKAQRAGKGRHVGNLGPWHPTRVMWTVPQAGQMGFHHRTEFNKRLIAIGENGKLKLDEKNEIEITPKGGFPHYGIIRSDFLMIQGTIPGSFKRIIRVRPAIRPPKKKPPVERPQITYISRESKQ; from the coding sequence ATGGGAAAAATACACAGACCAAGGAGAGGTTCACTGGCTTACTCCCCAAGGAAGAGGGCTAAGAGCATAGTCCCGAGAATCAGGAAGTGGCCGAAGGACAGCGAAGTCAGGATGCTCGGTTTCGCGGGATACAAGGCAGGAATGACCCACGTCCTCATGATCGACGACAGGCCAGGGCTCACCAAGGGCAAGGAGATATTCATGCCCGTGACCATAGTTGAAGTTCCGCCGCTCTTCGTCTACGGCATAAGGGCCTACAGGCAGGGCTACCTTGGCCTCGAGACCGCCACCGAGGTCTGGTTCCACGAGCTCAACGACTACGTCAAGAGGAGGATAAAGACCCTGCCGAAGGACTACAACGAGGAGGCCTTCCAGGCCAAGCTCGGCCAGCTTGAGGACCTCGTTAACGACGGCGAGATAGTTGACGTCAGACTGCTCGTCCACACCCAGCCGTGGCTCATCAAGCTCAAGAAGAAGCCCGAGGTCATGGAGTACGCCATCGGTGGCGACGACGTCAAGGCCAAGTTCGACTACGCCAAGAAGAAGATAGGCAAGGAGCTCCGCGCGAGCGAGGTTCTCCACGAGGGTGAGCTCATCGACGTCATAGCCGTCACCAAGGGTAAGGGAACCCAGGGCCCAGTCAAGAGATGGGGAATCAAGATCCAGTTCCACAAGGCCCAGAGGGCTGGAAAGGGCAGGCATGTCGGTAACCTCGGTCCATGGCACCCGACCAGGGTTATGTGGACCGTTCCGCAGGCTGGACAGATGGGCTTCCACCACAGGACCGAGTTCAACAAGAGGCTCATCGCCATAGGTGAAAACGGCAAGCTCAAGCTCGACGAGAAGAACGAGATCGAGATAACCCCGAAGGGCGGCTTCCCGCACTACGGAATAATTAGGAGCGACTTCCTTATGATTCAGGGAACGATCCCAGGATCCTTCAAGAGGATCATCAGGGTTAGGCCAGCCATAAGGCCTCCGAAGAAGAAGCCGCCGGTTGAGAGGCCGCAGATCACCTACATCAGTAGGGAATCCAAGCAGTGA
- a CDS encoding ATPase, T2SS/T4P/T4SS family, producing the protein MGVYIFTPEDLLRYGTITEEQLEILKDALLERKDILIVGSSRSGKTKLVEALIHLIPDDRKVAVITAYSEFKPFRPNIVVIDTQFNPESLEKRTKEVIEKIKRINPDYVIIDTIHTVHVPTILSELLDGYTFIATSLVMSGDIVEEVRHWLRADDGVIGKFDIIVELKRDFRTGTRRINKIYAVKKSGDEKIELESLV; encoded by the coding sequence GTGGGCGTCTACATATTCACCCCCGAAGACCTCCTTAGATACGGAACGATAACCGAGGAACAGCTTGAGATCTTAAAGGATGCCCTCCTTGAGAGGAAGGACATCTTAATCGTTGGCTCAAGCAGGTCTGGAAAGACCAAACTCGTCGAGGCCCTGATCCACCTGATACCTGATGACAGGAAGGTTGCTGTAATAACCGCCTACAGCGAATTCAAGCCATTCAGACCGAATATCGTTGTTATAGACACCCAATTTAACCCTGAGAGTCTTGAGAAGCGCACCAAGGAAGTCATCGAAAAGATAAAGCGCATAAACCCGGACTACGTCATCATAGACACCATCCATACCGTCCACGTGCCCACGATTCTGAGCGAGCTCCTAGATGGCTACACCTTTATTGCTACCTCCCTGGTAATGTCTGGCGACATCGTGGAGGAAGTCAGGCACTGGCTGAGAGCCGACGATGGTGTCATCGGCAAGTTCGACATCATAGTCGAGCTGAAAAGGGACTTCAGGACGGGAACGAGGAGAATCAACAAAATATACGCGGTTAAAAAATCAGGAGATGAAAAGATAGAGCTGGAGAGTTTGGTGTAA
- the rpl4p gene encoding 50S ribosomal protein L4: MKVKVFNLEGEPVEEIELPKVFATPFRPDLIRRAVIASWTHRIQPQGRDPLAGKRRVTENIGKGHGMARVERIKTSPRFAAFVPFARGGRRTHPPKVEKIIWEDINKKERRLAIMSAIAATANYDLVRTRGHIVDNVPQVPLVVVDDLEKVFKTAQTREIFKKLGVWDDIERAKKNTKIRAGKGKMRGRRYKKAKGPLIVVAKNEGIIQGARNHPGVDVVTVDNLGVELLAPGTHPGRLTIWTKGAIERLREIYG, from the coding sequence ATGAAGGTTAAGGTTTTCAACCTCGAAGGCGAGCCCGTTGAGGAGATTGAGCTTCCAAAGGTCTTCGCCACTCCGTTCAGGCCGGACCTCATAAGGAGGGCTGTCATCGCTTCATGGACCCACAGAATACAGCCCCAGGGCAGAGACCCGCTCGCTGGAAAGAGAAGGGTTACTGAGAACATCGGAAAGGGCCACGGCATGGCTAGGGTTGAGAGGATAAAGACCTCCCCGAGGTTTGCGGCCTTCGTGCCCTTCGCGAGGGGCGGAAGGAGGACCCACCCACCGAAGGTCGAGAAGATCATCTGGGAGGACATCAACAAGAAGGAGCGCAGGCTCGCTATCATGAGCGCCATCGCCGCTACTGCCAACTACGACCTCGTCAGGACGAGGGGCCACATAGTCGACAACGTCCCGCAGGTTCCGCTGGTTGTGGTTGACGACCTTGAGAAGGTCTTCAAGACCGCCCAGACCAGAGAGATATTCAAGAAGCTCGGCGTTTGGGACGACATCGAGAGGGCCAAGAAGAACACCAAGATAAGGGCAGGTAAGGGTAAGATGCGTGGAAGGCGCTACAAGAAGGCCAAGGGTCCGCTCATTGTCGTTGCCAAGAACGAGGGCATTATCCAGGGAGCCAGGAACCACCCAGGCGTTGACGTCGTCACCGTTGACAACCTCGGTGTCGAGCTGCTCGCCCCTGGTACCCACCCAGGAAGGCTTACCATCTGGACCAAGGGCGCTATTGAGAGGCTTAGGGAGATTTACGGGTGA
- a CDS encoding putative RNA uridine N3 methyltransferase produces the protein MAWHIFIPDSLLEETDDPKIRTYKVGQIARAAAIFGVEHIWIYRAGGRDGRFIKLVLEYAETPQYLRKRLFPLMPELKHVGVIPPLRTPHHKLKSRPRVGEIREGFAFRRGKRIYADIGLDELATVEGDVEGRAAFRIVSTRPLRVIPTKPEEYWGYRVHLTRKSLAKTLKKARLDLAVATSRRGQDIRDVKLPPLEGEVGFVFGSPRKGVMELLGEEDYPFDLILNTIPNQRTATVRTEEAVLATLAVFNLIRRD, from the coding sequence ATGGCCTGGCACATCTTCATTCCCGATTCGCTCCTCGAAGAAACCGACGACCCGAAAATCAGGACATACAAAGTTGGACAGATAGCCAGGGCCGCGGCGATATTCGGCGTCGAGCACATCTGGATTTACAGGGCCGGCGGCAGGGACGGGCGCTTCATAAAGCTCGTCCTCGAGTACGCCGAGACCCCGCAGTACCTCCGTAAGAGGCTCTTCCCCCTGATGCCCGAGCTGAAGCACGTGGGGGTCATACCCCCGCTGAGAACCCCGCACCACAAGCTCAAGTCTAGGCCAAGGGTCGGGGAGATACGCGAGGGCTTCGCCTTCAGGCGGGGGAAGAGAATTTACGCCGACATAGGCCTCGACGAGTTGGCTACCGTCGAAGGGGACGTTGAAGGTCGCGCGGCCTTTAGAATCGTCTCGACGAGGCCTCTCAGGGTGATACCTACAAAGCCAGAGGAATACTGGGGCTACAGGGTGCACCTCACGAGGAAGTCACTGGCAAAAACACTTAAAAAGGCCAGGCTTGACTTGGCAGTTGCAACCTCCAGGAGGGGGCAAGACATCCGAGACGTGAAGCTTCCCCCACTCGAGGGGGAGGTCGGATTCGTATTCGGCTCACCGAGGAAAGGCGTGATGGAGCTCCTCGGAGAGGAGGATTATCCCTTTGATCTAATCCTCAACACCATTCCAAATCAACGGACTGCCACGGTCCGTACCGAGGAGGCCGTCTTGGCCACCCTCGCGGTGTTTAATCTCATAAGGAGGGATTGA
- a CDS encoding 50S ribosomal protein L16, translating into MGLRPAKIDRDVDKPAYTRREYIRGAPGPKITIFDMGNLSAEFQYEVSLHAEQAMQIRQNALEAIRIQVNRYLQKNVGRSNYHFKIRVYPFQVLRENPMATGRKADRYGNGMRRPFGKPIGLAARVKKDQKILTVWVNEGHLKFALEAMRRAAMKLPYSAYYRIYDKDGNDVTTKVLSTMKR; encoded by the coding sequence ATGGGACTGAGACCAGCCAAGATTGATAGGGACGTTGACAAGCCCGCTTACACGAGGAGGGAATACATACGCGGTGCCCCTGGTCCGAAGATAACCATCTTCGACATGGGCAACCTTTCCGCTGAGTTCCAGTACGAGGTGAGCCTTCACGCTGAGCAGGCCATGCAGATAAGGCAGAACGCCCTTGAGGCCATCCGTATACAGGTCAACAGGTACCTCCAGAAGAACGTCGGTAGGAGCAACTACCACTTCAAGATAAGGGTCTACCCGTTCCAGGTTCTCCGTGAGAACCCGATGGCTACCGGAAGGAAGGCAGACCGTTACGGTAACGGTATGAGGAGGCCCTTCGGAAAGCCAATTGGCCTTGCCGCTCGCGTCAAGAAGGACCAGAAGATACTCACCGTCTGGGTCAACGAGGGCCACCTCAAGTTCGCCCTCGAGGCCATGCGCAGGGCTGCCATGAAGCTCCCCTACAGCGCCTACTACAGGATCTACGACAAGGACGGCAACGACGTCACCACCAAGGTTCTCTCGACCATGAAGCGCTGA
- the gltA gene encoding NADPH-dependent glutamate synthase: protein MPRKIIKERVPTPERPPEERVKDFREVNLGYTFELAVKEAERCLNCPIDYAPCVKGCPVGIRIPEFISKLVQYRDDPDRAVKEALSVIWACNSLPAITGRVCPQEEQCEMNCVMGRVGDKINIGKLERFVADYSREKGIDVQLLEEGARGIKKNGRKVAIIGAGPAGLTCAAELAKLGYEVTIFEALHKPGGVLIYGIPEFRLPKVIVERELENLRRLGVRIETNVLVGKTVTFEELREEYDAIFIGTGAGTPRIYPWPGVNLNGVYSANEFLTRVNLMKAYEFPEYDTPIKIGENVAVIGAGNTAMDAARSALRLGAKVWILYRRTRAEMSAREEEIHHAEEEGVNFMFLVSPKRFIGDENGNLKAIELEKMELGEPDESGRRRPVPTGETITMEFDTAIIAIGQTPNRTFLETVPELEVDEKGRIKVDENLMSSVPGVFAGGDAIRGEATVILAMGDGKKAAKAIHEYLSGS, encoded by the coding sequence ATGCCGAGAAAAATCATCAAGGAGCGCGTTCCCACTCCCGAGCGGCCGCCCGAGGAGAGGGTTAAGGATTTTAGGGAGGTAAACCTCGGGTACACTTTCGAGTTGGCCGTGAAAGAGGCCGAACGCTGCCTCAACTGTCCAATTGACTATGCTCCCTGCGTTAAGGGCTGTCCAGTCGGAATAAGGATTCCCGAGTTCATATCCAAGCTTGTCCAGTACCGTGATGATCCTGATAGGGCCGTTAAAGAGGCCTTAAGTGTCATCTGGGCTTGCAACTCACTTCCGGCTATAACTGGCCGCGTCTGCCCCCAGGAGGAGCAGTGCGAGATGAACTGCGTCATGGGTAGGGTCGGTGACAAAATCAATATCGGCAAGCTCGAAAGGTTTGTGGCAGACTACTCCCGCGAGAAGGGCATAGACGTCCAGCTTTTGGAGGAGGGGGCGAGGGGAATAAAGAAGAATGGCAGGAAGGTTGCGATTATAGGTGCTGGCCCAGCTGGGCTGACGTGTGCGGCAGAACTGGCCAAGCTCGGCTATGAGGTTACGATTTTCGAGGCCCTCCACAAGCCTGGAGGAGTCCTAATCTACGGCATCCCAGAGTTCAGGCTGCCGAAGGTGATTGTCGAGAGGGAACTTGAGAACCTTAGGAGGCTCGGCGTTAGGATAGAAACCAACGTTCTCGTCGGCAAGACCGTAACCTTTGAGGAGCTGAGGGAGGAGTACGACGCGATATTCATAGGCACGGGCGCCGGAACGCCCCGCATATATCCGTGGCCAGGGGTGAACCTCAACGGTGTCTATTCGGCGAACGAGTTCCTGACTAGGGTGAACCTCATGAAAGCCTACGAGTTCCCAGAATACGACACTCCCATAAAGATCGGAGAGAATGTGGCGGTGATAGGTGCTGGGAACACCGCTATGGACGCCGCCCGCTCGGCTTTGAGGCTCGGCGCGAAGGTGTGGATACTATACCGCAGGACGAGGGCCGAGATGTCTGCCCGTGAGGAGGAAATCCACCACGCTGAGGAAGAGGGCGTGAACTTCATGTTTCTCGTTTCGCCCAAGCGCTTCATAGGCGATGAGAACGGGAACCTCAAGGCCATAGAGCTTGAGAAGATGGAGCTCGGCGAGCCCGATGAGAGCGGTAGGAGGAGACCCGTACCAACTGGCGAGACGATAACGATGGAGTTCGATACTGCTATTATAGCCATCGGCCAGACCCCGAACAGAACGTTCCTCGAAACTGTCCCAGAACTCGAGGTCGACGAGAAGGGCAGGATAAAGGTCGATGAGAACCTGATGTCGAGCGTCCCGGGGGTCTTCGCCGGGGGCGACGCGATAAGGGGAGAGGCGACGGTTATTCTGGCCATGGGGGATGGAAAAAAGGCGGCAAAGGCAATCCACGAGTACCTAAGCGGCTCGTGA